A region of Amyelois transitella isolate CPQ chromosome 11, ilAmyTran1.1, whole genome shotgun sequence DNA encodes the following proteins:
- the LOC132902243 gene encoding uncharacterized protein LOC132902243, with protein MPPMTPAERQKKYREKLKRENPDKLEKLKKENAERTKRKYKPINQFSDYLQNEKRKKWREQKQKRNGEPSTSKPTNTAETTQKEKRKVRYILSKENSVLKDKVQKMARVIKKQRRAISRYKVKIENLKKSIDKLEEDLQFCENLDKNITTKNKEATTPCSKTEKFLEETVPNIPTPEKKKVKKVILEGYVLKESLNNQYNKAEKKPEKKVLKNVVDNELVRKYKLKTKLGHSCFGLKGRLRQRQTQLQKKRRRMNEIQLFLERDDNSRITAGKKETITCKKNKKQRRYLLDSLDKLHKKYKEEGGSVSYTTFTRYKPFYILDPKSSQRNTCACVKHANLSFLAQKLKILGLLETDDLEQLVSEIVCDKFNEKCMYNECDRCKDKIISFDESQKNKDMTVFWYSWVTKKHEYTKIKSTDQETETKTTKKTSKEMVQGTLETLIQTFSEQLLIFKKHFFNIYHAYQMYKRCKETLTENQCIIHCDFSENYLCKLNEEVQATHFAGSKQQFTLHTGVIYYKNELGLQEKSFCTISPSNNHEPSAIWAHLTPILEQIKKIITNVTTIHFFSDGPTTQYRQKGNFYLHSIMIKKMGFENSTWSFFESAHGKGAADGIGGAVKRTLDKKVAHGEDIINAQTAYDTLIKGQSKIAFFYISEENIQTVKQEFGTRELIPVPNTMTIHQVITTDQDDTIKYRKLACFCKEALCDCFDLKEHNLIIKNKKRKYNRNITETERTTIKRRRITKKKRLARADSDTSVNSDITYAESEDSDWKVEEECKSENSKTGDKENILEESKTTNLIKSSNKKITLLSDIRNTPENVRYFDLKNYGPFRLNNVDKIDISIKHQLATSFGTNTNIQSRFQDIRNESAAEENKKVLKDMENAADDNITNNANAIKEKKAEIEGATIGTEVELKSDDTEETIIEEGKVVIEEKQPEKYYLNKDKRRENETESENIEEGKVVIEEKQSEKYYSNKDKRRENETESENKDYAKRDNETENITKTEKETKVQELENFINYNKNDSVLVRYYEKKGWTYYIGFIENVELRPEIKYTIFFLKTVKKPQLKFVPPKKIDRDTLPAANIVKNVHLSSVSNYYMLSEDSDRIYFD; from the coding sequence ATGCCTCCGATGACTCCAGCCGAAcgccaaaaaaaatacagagaaaaattaaaacgcgAAAATCCcgataaattagaaaaattgaaaaaagagaATGCTGAGAGGACCAAGAGAAAATATAAACCGATTAACCAATTTTCAGATTATTTGCAGAatgaaaaacgaaaaaaatggCGAGAGCAAAAGCAGAAAAGAAATGGTGAACCATCCACTAGCAAACCAACCAACACTGCTGAAACGActcaaaaagaaaaacgtaaagttcgatatattttatcaaaagaaaattcaGTATTAAAAGACAAAGTTCAAAAGATGGCTagagttataaaaaaacaaagaagagCTATATCTCGCTACAaagtaaaaattgaaaatttaaaaaaatccatagACAAATTAGAAGAGGACTTACAGTTTTGCGAAAATTTAGACAAAAATATCACtacgaaaaataaagaagCAACAACACCATGttcaaaaacagaaaaattttTGGAAGAAACAGTGCCAAATATACCTACTccagagaaaaaaaaagtaaaaaaggtgATACTTGAAGGATATGTTTTGAAAGAATCGTTGAATAATCAGTACAATAAAGCAGAAAAAAAACCCGAGAAAAAGGTTTTAAAGAATGTGGTTGACAACGAATTAGTAAGAAAGTACAAATTAAAGACTAAACTCGGCCATTCTTGCTTCGGATTAAAAGGTAGACTCAGACAAAGACAAACACAACTTCAGAAGAAAAGGAGAAGGATGAACgagatacaattatttttagaaaggGACGATAACAGCAGAATTACAGCAGGAAAAAAAGAGACTATAacatgtaagaaaaataaaaaacaaagaagatATCTACTAGATTCACtagataaattacataaaaagtataaagagGAAGGTGGTTCGGTTTCATATACAACTTTCACCAGATACAAGccgttttatattttggatCCTAAGAGTTCCCAAAGAAACACATGTGCATGTGTCAAACATGCAAATTTGTCATTTCTAGCGCAGAAACTAAAAATACTCGGACTTCTTGAAACAGACGATTTGGAACAGTTGGTTTCAGAAATTGTATGTGACAAGTTCAATGAGAagtgtatgtataatgaatGCGATAGATGTAAAGATAAGATTATTTCATTTGATgagtcacaaaaaaataaagatatgacTGTGTTTTGGTACAGCTGGGTTACAAAGAAACATGAAtacactaaaataaaaagtactgaCCAGGAAACTGAAACCAAGACTACAAAGAAGACTTCTAAAGAAATGGTACAAGGTACGTTAGAAACTTTGATACAGACATTTTCGGAACAACTTCTCATATTCAAAAAACACTTTTTCAACATTTATCATGCATACCAAATGTATAAAAGATGTAAAGAAACACTAACTGAAAATCAGTGCATTATACATTGCGATTTCTCTGAAAATTATCTTTGCAAATTAAATGAAGAGGTACAAGCAACACATTTTGCCGGTTCTAAACAACagtttacattacatactggagtcatttattacaaaaacgaGCTGGGCTTACAAGAAAAATCATTTTGCACTATTTCACCTTCAAATAATCACGAACCCTCAGCTATTTGGGCTCATCTGACACCTATTTTagaacagataaaaaaaattataacgaaTGTGACTACAATACACTTTTTTTCCGATGGGCCCACCACCCAGTATCGCCAGAAAGGCAATTTTTATCTACATTcaattatgattaaaaaaatgggtttTGAAAATTCTACTTGGTCATTCTTTGAATCTGCCCACGGCAAAGGGGCAGCAGATGGGATAGGCGGTGCAGTAAAACGGACATTAGACAAAAAAGTTGCACACGGTGAAGACATTATCAATGCACAAACTGCCTACGACACTCTAATAAAGGGTCAGTCGAAAATTGCTTTCTTTTACATATCGgaagaaaatatacaaactgTAAAACAAGAATTTGGTACAAGAGAATTGATCCCTGTTCCAAACACAATGACTATACATCAAGTGATTACAACAGACCAGGacgatacaataaaatatagaaaactGGCTTGTTTCTGTAAAGAAGCATTATGTGATTGTTTTGACTTAAAAGAGCATAACTTGATTATTAAGAATAAgaagagaaaatataatagaaatataacGGAAACGGAAAGAACGACAATCAAAAGAAGAcgcattacaaaaaagaaacgatTAGCAAGAGCAGACAGTGATACAAGCGTTAATTCTGATATAACTTATGCTGAATCCGAAGATAGTGATTGGAAGGTTGAAGAAGAGTGCAAGTCAGAAAACAGTAAAACAGgtgacaaagaaaatattttagaagaaAGTAAGACAACAAACCTAATTAAGAGTagtaataagaaaattacCCTCTTATCTGATATAAGAAATACTCCAGAAAATGTCAGATAtttcgatttaaaaaattacggcCCATTTAGGCTTAATAACGTCGACAAAATAGACATTTCTATAAAACATCAACTAGCTACAAGTTTCGGAACGAACACAAATATTCAATCAAGATTCCAAGATATTAGAAATGAGAGTGCAGccgaagaaaataagaaagtgtTAAAAGATATGGAAAATGCAGCAGATGACAATATTACTAATAATGCTAATGcgataaaagaaaagaaggcAGAAATAGAAGGGGCCACAATAGGTACGGAAGTAGAACTAAAAAGTGATGATACTGAAGAGACCATAATTGAAGAGGGAAAAGTAGTGATAGAAGAAAAACAACCAGAAAAATACTATTTGAACAAGGATAAAAGAAGAGAAAATGAGACTGAATCAGAAAATATAGAAGAGGGAAAAGTAGTGATAGAAGAAAaacaatcagaaaaatacTACTCGAACAAGGATAAAAGAAGAGAAAATGAGACTGAATCAGAAAATAAAGACTATGCTAAAAGAGACAATGAGActgaaaatataactaaaactgaaaaagaaaCCAAAGTACAAgaattagaaaattttataaactacaataaaaatgatagtGTGTTGGTtagatattatgaaaaaaagggATGGACATATTATATAGGATTTATTGAAAACGTCGAACTCAGACCTGAAATAaagtatacaatatttttcttaaaaactgtaaaaaaaccTCAGCTTAAATTCGTACccccaaaaaaaattgacagagATACACTCCCGGctgcaaatattgtaaaaaatgtcCATTTAAGTTCAGTTTCAAATTACTATATGTTATCAGAAGACAGTGATcgcatttattttgattaa